A window from Pseudomonas sp. MRSN 12121 encodes these proteins:
- a CDS encoding LysR substrate-binding domain-containing protein, with protein sequence MEIRHFRYFLAVARQRNFTRAAEQLGIAPPTLSRQIQDMEQALGTRLFVRQQREVSLTEAGAALMLEAEATVRQFEFAQRSAQRAGRGEIGHIELGYVASAVYSGLLQKQVQRFSQHCPDVSLNVREHPMATLPAAVAEGRFDIGYIRSPMTLPEGVEAIRLDAEGFVLALPAQSWLCRLPEIAPVHLRDECFILPEQISGTLQVAAEGGYAPKLGPQPGGLVAVLALVSLGQGVALVPESVVGHVGLPNVLYRPVQGSAAASWLSLIHRRFEKAPAVARYIEQVSKQSRGERQ encoded by the coding sequence ATGGAAATCCGCCATTTTCGTTATTTTCTGGCCGTGGCCCGGCAGCGCAATTTCACCCGCGCCGCCGAGCAGTTGGGAATTGCACCGCCGACCCTGAGCCGGCAGATCCAGGACATGGAGCAGGCGCTGGGCACTCGTCTGTTCGTGCGCCAGCAGCGCGAAGTCAGCCTGACCGAGGCGGGCGCGGCGCTGATGCTCGAGGCCGAGGCCACGGTGCGTCAGTTCGAATTCGCCCAGCGCAGTGCCCAGCGGGCCGGGCGGGGCGAGATCGGCCATATCGAACTGGGTTATGTCGCTTCGGCGGTGTATTCGGGGCTGTTGCAGAAGCAGGTGCAGCGCTTCAGCCAGCACTGCCCGGACGTCAGCCTGAACGTGCGCGAACACCCCATGGCGACCTTGCCCGCGGCGGTGGCCGAAGGGCGATTCGACATCGGTTACATCCGCTCGCCCATGACCCTGCCCGAAGGGGTCGAGGCCATCCGCCTGGACGCCGAGGGGTTCGTCCTGGCGCTGCCGGCGCAGTCCTGGCTGTGCCGCCTGCCGGAAATTGCCCCGGTGCACCTGCGCGACGAGTGTTTCATCCTGCCGGAGCAGATCAGCGGCACCCTGCAGGTCGCTGCGGAGGGGGGCTATGCGCCGAAACTGGGGCCGCAACCCGGCGGCCTGGTGGCGGTGCTGGCCCTGGTGTCCCTGGGACAGGGCGTGGCGCTGGTGCCGGAGTCGGTGGTCGGGCATGTGGGCCTGCCCAATGTGCTGTACCGGCCCGTGCAAGGCAGCGCGGCGGCGTCCTGGCTGTCGCTGATCCATCGTCGTTTCGAAAAGGCGCCGGCGGTGGCGCGGTATATCGAGCAAGTCAGCAAGCAATCTCGCGGCGAGAGGCAATAG
- a CDS encoding heme-binding protein produces MSVKPLILALITSCAIPGAFAADKSAGVAQKAILDLGTAQQLLKAAQETAAARGWPCAVAIVDDGGWPILTARMDGAPVVSGIELAQGKARTSALFKRPSGDLENAINGGRQAAITSGLLMMKGAQPVRVDGQVVGAIGVSADTPAHDDEIAQAALATLGPRS; encoded by the coding sequence ATGTCGGTCAAACCCCTGATTCTGGCACTGATCACCAGCTGCGCGATCCCCGGCGCCTTCGCCGCGGATAAAAGCGCCGGCGTTGCGCAAAAGGCAATCCTTGACCTGGGCACCGCCCAGCAACTGCTCAAGGCCGCCCAGGAAACCGCCGCGGCCAGGGGCTGGCCCTGCGCCGTGGCGATAGTCGACGACGGCGGCTGGCCGATCCTCACCGCCCGCATGGACGGCGCGCCGGTGGTGTCCGGCATCGAGCTGGCCCAGGGCAAGGCGCGGACTTCGGCCTTGTTCAAGCGTCCTTCCGGCGACCTGGAAAACGCCATCAACGGCGGGCGCCAGGCGGCCATCACCTCGGGCCTGCTGATGATGAAAGGCGCGCAGCCGGTGCGGGTCGATGGCCAGGTGGTCGGCGCCATCGGGGTCAGCGCCGACACCCCGGCCCACGACGACGAAATCGCCCAGGCGGCGCTCGCCACCCTGGGCCCACGCTCATGA
- a CDS encoding MFS transporter: MRPASPRQTLLTASGVCSLIVLDTNIVAVTLPSIARDLGANFADIEWVVSAYMLAFAALLLPAGSLADRFGRKRTLLCGLGLFILASLGCGAAPNVLLLDIARAIKGVGAALLLTSALATIGHTFHDEVERAKAWAFWGACMGVAMTAAPTLGGLITEFVGWRWIFYLNLPVGGWLVLMVLRTIPESRDTQAARLDPWGSLAFSASLLCLIWGLIEANRIGWGHPLTSARLLGGVALLGLFVLIERLQRRPMVDLQLFRHPRFIGALLGMFAYAGCAQVMMTLLPFYLQNGLGFSAIASGLGMLPFAVTMLVCPRLGVGLASRFAPATLMAAGLTLVGSGNLLAAWAVHAGGYPGFALAIAVTGAGAGLLNGDTQKNIMACVPRDRAGMASGLSTTMRFSAIMLAIGVFGALLGSHTQQRLHASLSDAAAPWLDQAPALASRVVAGDMLAALALLPDAARPIVEPLARQAFVDGFGVVLWAAGLLALIAALTVGTLMRKPLPRPTGAMLGME; the protein is encoded by the coding sequence ATGAGGCCAGCCAGCCCGCGCCAGACGCTGCTCACCGCGTCCGGCGTGTGCTCGCTGATCGTACTCGACACCAACATCGTCGCGGTGACCCTGCCGAGCATCGCCCGCGACCTGGGGGCCAACTTCGCCGATATCGAGTGGGTGGTCAGCGCCTACATGCTGGCGTTCGCCGCCCTGCTGCTGCCGGCCGGCAGCCTGGCCGACCGCTTCGGGCGCAAGCGCACCCTGCTCTGCGGCCTCGGGCTGTTCATCCTCGCCTCCCTGGGCTGTGGCGCCGCGCCCAACGTGCTATTGCTGGATATCGCCCGGGCCATCAAGGGCGTCGGCGCGGCGTTGCTGCTGACCTCGGCCCTCGCCACCATCGGCCATACCTTCCATGACGAGGTCGAACGGGCCAAAGCCTGGGCGTTCTGGGGAGCGTGCATGGGCGTGGCGATGACCGCCGCGCCGACCCTCGGCGGCCTGATTACCGAATTCGTCGGCTGGCGCTGGATCTTCTACCTCAACCTGCCGGTGGGCGGGTGGCTGGTGCTGATGGTACTGCGCACGATCCCCGAGTCGCGCGATACCCAGGCCGCGCGCCTGGATCCCTGGGGCAGCCTGGCCTTCAGCGCCAGCCTGCTGTGCCTGATCTGGGGCCTGATCGAGGCCAACCGCATCGGCTGGGGCCACCCCCTGACCTCCGCCCGGCTGCTCGGCGGCGTGGCCCTGCTGGGGCTGTTCGTCTTGATCGAGCGGCTGCAACGGCGGCCCATGGTCGACCTGCAGTTGTTCCGCCACCCACGGTTCATCGGCGCGCTGCTGGGGATGTTCGCCTACGCCGGCTGCGCCCAGGTGATGATGACGCTGCTGCCCTTCTATTTGCAGAACGGCCTGGGGTTCTCGGCCATTGCGTCCGGGCTGGGCATGCTGCCGTTCGCCGTGACCATGCTGGTCTGCCCGCGCCTCGGGGTCGGCCTGGCATCGCGTTTTGCCCCCGCCACCCTGATGGCCGCCGGCCTGACGCTGGTCGGTAGCGGCAACCTGCTGGCGGCCTGGGCGGTCCATGCGGGCGGCTACCCGGGCTTCGCCCTGGCGATCGCGGTGACCGGCGCCGGTGCCGGCCTGCTCAATGGCGACACGCAGAAAAACATCATGGCCTGTGTCCCCCGCGACCGCGCCGGCATGGCCTCGGGCCTGAGCACCACCATGCGCTTCAGCGCCATCATGCTGGCCATCGGCGTATTCGGCGCGCTGCTCGGCAGCCATACCCAGCAACGCCTGCACGCCAGCCTCAGTGACGCCGCAGCCCCCTGGCTCGACCAGGCCCCGGCCCTGGCCTCGCGAGTGGTGGCCGGCGATATGCTCGCCGCCCTGGCGCTGCTACCCGACGCCGCGCGGCCAATCGTAGAACCGCTGGCGCGCCAGGCCTTCGTCGACGGTTTCGGCGTGGTGCTGTGGGCCGCCGGCCTCCTCGCCCTGATCGCCGCCCTGACGGTCGGCACGCTGATGCGCAAGCCGCTTCCGCGCCCGACGGGGGCCATGCTGGGAATGGAATGA
- a CDS encoding Wzz/FepE/Etk N-terminal domain-containing protein, with amino-acid sequence MNADADEIDLFALFQSVWQQKKLVIGCTVAVTLAGLAYGLFAPRVYEVSSVLRPAALNELDALNRSEVYKLPPADALAKVGAALESYETRLEFFRSHQDLFQAFKRPGQTLEQSFEDFNRDSIKLILPDPKQASALSSYIRLEMQYPKDIDGVAILNGFVDYAIDAERDRIGADLKVIVNNRLNELKGKIAAARSNYETDKESKIATLLESDNIRRAQLEDELKGLRLQLKEQRKDRLAELAEAISIAKSMGIRTPTTPSSMSDASRAGSTQVIRTEVTNQDIPLYFMGYETLEAERAALQKRTTDDFTEKRIAEIGKELQMLQVNRQVQELNKRSNEDIFLKDVFPLRAEVARLRNLNIDMDRLKLVTIDRKALQPVKPIKPRTALITAVSFVLGMMLGVIIALLRHLIRSPRADQDQLQATPVLLDQSGKVRGKGEDTPS; translated from the coding sequence ATGAATGCTGACGCGGACGAAATCGATCTGTTTGCGTTGTTCCAATCCGTTTGGCAGCAAAAGAAGCTGGTCATTGGTTGTACCGTCGCAGTGACGCTGGCGGGCCTGGCTTATGGATTGTTCGCGCCCCGCGTATATGAAGTCAGCAGTGTATTGCGCCCCGCCGCGCTGAATGAACTCGACGCCCTCAATCGCTCGGAAGTCTACAAGCTGCCGCCTGCCGATGCGCTGGCCAAGGTGGGCGCCGCGCTTGAATCCTACGAGACGCGCCTGGAGTTCTTCCGTTCGCACCAGGACCTGTTCCAGGCGTTCAAGCGGCCGGGACAGACCCTCGAACAAAGTTTCGAGGACTTCAACCGCGACTCGATCAAGCTGATCCTGCCGGACCCCAAACAAGCCAGCGCCCTGAGCAGCTATATCAGGCTGGAAATGCAGTATCCCAAGGACATCGACGGCGTAGCGATCCTCAACGGCTTCGTCGATTACGCCATCGACGCCGAACGCGATCGCATCGGCGCCGACCTCAAGGTCATCGTCAACAACCGGCTCAACGAGCTCAAAGGCAAGATCGCCGCGGCGCGCTCCAACTACGAAACCGACAAGGAATCGAAAATCGCGACCTTGCTCGAGAGCGACAACATTCGCCGCGCGCAACTCGAAGACGAACTCAAGGGCTTGCGCCTGCAGTTGAAAGAACAGCGCAAGGACCGCCTGGCCGAACTGGCCGAGGCGATCTCCATCGCCAAGTCGATGGGTATCCGTACCCCGACCACGCCATCCTCGATGTCCGACGCCTCGCGCGCCGGTTCGACCCAGGTCATACGCACCGAAGTCACCAATCAGGATATTCCGCTGTACTTCATGGGTTACGAAACCCTCGAGGCCGAGCGTGCGGCCTTGCAGAAACGCACCACCGACGACTTCACTGAAAAGCGCATCGCCGAGATCGGCAAGGAACTGCAGATGCTGCAGGTCAACCGTCAGGTACAGGAGCTGAACAAGCGTTCCAACGAGGATATTTTCCTGAAGGACGTCTTTCCGCTGCGTGCTGAAGTGGCCCGCCTGCGTAACCTGAATATCGATATGGACCGGTTGAAGCTGGTGACCATCGATCGCAAGGCTTTGCAGCCGGTCAAACCGATCAAGCCCAGAACAGCGTTGATCACAGCGGTGTCCTTTGTGCTGGGCATGATGCTGGGGGTGATCATTGCCCTGCTTCGCCATTTGATCCGCTCTCCCAGGGCCGATCAGGACCAGCTACAGGCAACCCCAGTGCTGCTGGACCAGTCCGGCAAGGTACGCGGCAAAGGCGAAGACACGCCGTCATAA
- the poxB gene encoding ubiquinone-dependent pyruvate dehydrogenase gives MAKITIAQQLATTLEQAGVRRIWGLTGDSLNGLSDALRKMDSIRWMHVRHEEVAAFAAGADAAATGELAVCAGSCGPGNLHLINGLFDCHRNHVPVLAIAAQIPSSEIGLGYFQETHPQELFKECSHFVELVSNPAQMPQVLHRAMRAALLKRGVAVVVVPGDVALQEVEDDLKPWPALAAPRTLPAPHDLDQLVRLLSHGKAVTLLCGSGCAGAHDQVVALADALGAPVVHALRGKEHLEWDNPFDVGMTGLIGFSSGYHAMLNCDTLVMLGTDFPYRQFYPGQATVVQIDRNPEALGRRVPLDLGIAADVGETLAALLPRLPYNGDRRFLEESLEHYRKARQGLDDLARPAADDRPIHPQYLTRLLSELADDDAIFTADVGTPTVWAARYLKMNGRRRLLGSFNHGSMANAMPQAMGAQAAFPDRQVISLSGDGGFSMLLGDFISLAQLRLPVKIIVYDNASLGFVAMEMKASGYLDTGTDLHNPDFAAMANAMGILGIRVEQSNALEGALRTALAHDGPVLVDVVTATQELAMPPAIKLEQAKGFSLYMLKAVMSGRGDEVIELAKTNWLRGMVERTLR, from the coding sequence ATGGCGAAAATCACGATTGCCCAGCAACTGGCGACCACCCTCGAGCAGGCCGGGGTCCGGCGTATCTGGGGGCTGACCGGCGATAGCCTGAACGGACTGAGCGACGCGCTGCGCAAGATGGACAGCATTCGCTGGATGCATGTGCGACACGAGGAAGTGGCGGCCTTCGCCGCCGGGGCCGATGCCGCGGCCACTGGCGAGCTGGCGGTCTGCGCCGGCAGCTGCGGGCCGGGCAACCTGCACCTGATCAACGGGTTGTTCGACTGCCACCGCAACCATGTGCCGGTGCTGGCGATCGCCGCGCAGATCCCCTCCTCGGAAATCGGCCTGGGCTACTTCCAGGAAACCCACCCGCAGGAACTGTTCAAGGAGTGCAGCCACTTCGTCGAACTGGTGAGCAACCCGGCGCAGATGCCCCAGGTGCTGCACCGAGCCATGCGCGCCGCGCTGCTCAAGCGCGGTGTGGCGGTGGTGGTGGTTCCCGGTGACGTGGCCTTGCAGGAAGTCGAGGACGACCTCAAGCCGTGGCCCGCCCTGGCGGCGCCGCGCACCTTGCCCGCGCCCCATGACCTCGACCAGTTGGTGCGGCTGCTGAGCCATGGCAAGGCGGTCACCCTGCTGTGCGGCAGTGGCTGCGCCGGTGCCCATGACCAGGTGGTGGCCCTGGCCGATGCCCTGGGCGCCCCCGTGGTGCATGCGCTGCGGGGCAAGGAGCACCTGGAATGGGACAACCCTTTCGATGTCGGCATGACCGGGCTGATCGGCTTCAGTTCGGGTTATCACGCGATGCTCAACTGCGACACCCTGGTGATGCTCGGCACCGACTTCCCCTACCGCCAGTTCTACCCCGGCCAGGCGACCGTGGTGCAGATCGACCGCAACCCGGAGGCCCTGGGCCGGCGGGTGCCCCTGGACCTGGGCATCGCCGCAGACGTCGGCGAGACCCTCGCCGCCCTGTTGCCGCGCCTGCCCTACAACGGCGACCGGCGGTTCCTCGAGGAATCCCTCGAACATTACCGCAAGGCCCGCCAGGGCCTGGACGACCTGGCCCGGCCCGCGGCCGACGACCGGCCGATCCATCCGCAGTACCTCACCCGCCTGCTCAGCGAGTTGGCGGACGACGACGCGATCTTCACCGCCGATGTCGGCACCCCGACCGTCTGGGCCGCGCGCTACCTGAAAATGAACGGCCGACGCCGTCTGCTCGGCTCGTTCAACCATGGCTCGATGGCCAACGCCATGCCCCAGGCCATGGGCGCCCAGGCGGCCTTCCCCGATCGCCAGGTGATTTCGCTGTCGGGCGACGGCGGTTTCAGCATGCTCCTGGGGGACTTCATTTCCCTGGCGCAACTAAGGCTGCCGGTGAAAATCATCGTCTACGACAACGCGTCCCTGGGCTTCGTCGCCATGGAGATGAAAGCCAGCGGTTACCTGGACACCGGCACCGACCTGCACAACCCGGATTTCGCCGCGATGGCCAACGCGATGGGCATCCTTGGCATCCGGGTCGAGCAGTCCAATGCCCTGGAGGGCGCCTTGCGCACCGCCCTGGCCCACGATGGCCCGGTGCTGGTGGATGTGGTCACCGCGACCCAGGAGCTGGCGATGCCGCCGGCCATCAAGCTGGAACAGGCCAAGGGCTTCAGCCTGTACATGCTCAAGGCCGTGATGAGCGGACGCGGCGATGAAGTCATCGAACTGGCCAAAACCAACTGGCTGCGAGGAATGGTGGAACGCACATTGCGCTGA
- a CDS encoding VWA domain-containing protein, protein MDKGRQGRSRTAAQGSINWPGTLLNGRPRQRDDLLWHLRSRSPHELWLVIVDASASTHRHRALSDAKGLLAQLFDDAYRQRTRLALLTASGRAPNWQVQGLKASRDLRDWLDGLGAGGGTPLLAALAEAGQWLDARQRRYPAERQRVLLLTDGRLKHLPAPAALGCPTLLIDIERGPIRLGRARELAQRLAAEYRHIDGL, encoded by the coding sequence TTGGACAAGGGGCGGCAAGGTCGTAGCCGCACGGCCGCCCAGGGCTCGATCAACTGGCCGGGGACCCTGCTCAACGGCCGGCCTCGGCAGCGCGACGACCTGTTGTGGCACCTGCGCAGCCGCTCGCCCCATGAGCTGTGGCTGGTGATTGTCGACGCCTCGGCCTCGACCCACCGTCATCGGGCATTGAGCGACGCCAAGGGCCTGCTGGCGCAGCTGTTCGACGATGCCTACCGCCAGCGCACGCGCCTGGCGCTGCTGACCGCCAGCGGCCGCGCGCCGAACTGGCAGGTGCAGGGCTTGAAAGCGTCCAGGGATCTGCGCGACTGGCTCGACGGGCTGGGGGCCGGCGGGGGCACGCCGTTGCTGGCGGCCCTGGCCGAGGCGGGGCAGTGGCTGGATGCCCGGCAGCGCCGCTACCCGGCCGAACGGCAGCGGGTGCTGCTGCTCACCGACGGGCGCCTGAAACACCTGCCGGCGCCGGCCGCCCTGGGCTGTCCGACCTTGCTGATCGATATCGAGCGCGGGCCGATCCGCCTGGGCCGCGCGCGCGAACTGGCGCAGCGGCTGGCGGCGGAGTACCGGCACATCGACGGCCTGTGA
- a CDS encoding ATP-binding protein: MSDTPHFPLSAVVGADDLKLALCLTAIDPKIGGVLIEGPRGMAKSTLARGLADLLASGTFVTLPLGATEERLVGTLDLDAALGEGRAQFSPGVLAKADGGVLYVDEVNLLPDHLVDLLLDVAASGTNLVERDGISHRHAARFVLIGTMNPEEGELRPQLLDRFGLNVAMGGQTPPGQRGQIIRRRLDFDSDPQAFCAQWAAEQQALRERCQQARQVLADIELDDRALERITERCFAAGVDGLRADLVWLRAARAHAAWRGARAIDEQDIEAVAEFALRHRRRDLPPSTAQQPPASGPASAAPSSSPAEGQGQWGELPARALPTGARRDVPSWPKKP; encoded by the coding sequence ATGAGCGATACCCCACATTTCCCGCTGTCCGCCGTGGTCGGCGCCGATGACCTGAAACTGGCGCTGTGCCTGACGGCCATCGATCCGAAGATCGGCGGGGTGCTGATCGAAGGGCCGCGCGGCATGGCCAAGTCGACCCTGGCCCGGGGCCTGGCGGACCTGCTGGCCAGCGGCACCTTTGTCACCTTGCCCCTGGGCGCCACCGAAGAGCGCCTGGTAGGCACCCTGGACCTGGACGCGGCCCTGGGCGAAGGCCGTGCGCAGTTTTCCCCCGGCGTGCTGGCCAAGGCTGATGGCGGGGTGCTCTATGTCGACGAAGTGAACCTGCTGCCGGACCACCTGGTGGACCTGCTGCTGGATGTGGCCGCCAGCGGCACCAACCTGGTCGAGCGCGACGGCATTTCCCACCGGCATGCGGCCAGGTTCGTACTGATCGGCACCATGAACCCGGAGGAGGGCGAGTTGCGCCCGCAGTTGCTCGACCGCTTCGGCCTCAACGTCGCCATGGGCGGCCAGACGCCACCGGGGCAGCGTGGGCAGATCATTCGCCGGCGGCTGGATTTCGACAGCGACCCCCAGGCGTTCTGCGCACAGTGGGCGGCCGAGCAGCAAGCCTTGCGCGAACGCTGCCAACAGGCGCGGCAAGTGCTGGCGGACATCGAACTGGACGACCGGGCGCTGGAGCGCATTACCGAGCGCTGTTTCGCCGCCGGGGTCGACGGCCTGCGCGCGGACCTGGTCTGGCTGCGAGCCGCCCGGGCCCATGCGGCCTGGCGCGGTGCCCGGGCGATCGACGAGCAGGATATCGAGGCGGTGGCCGAATTCGCCCTGCGCCATCGCCGGCGCGACCTCCCGCCGAGCACGGCGCAACAGCCGCCGGCGTCCGGCCCGGCATCCGCCGCACCCTCCAGCAGCCCCGCCGAAGGCCAGGGCCAGTGGGGCGAGCTGCCGGCCCGGGCGCTGCCCACTGGCGCCCGCCGCGACGTGCCGAGCTGGCCAAAAAAGCCCTAG